The following are encoded together in the Candidatus Methylarchaceae archaeon HK02M2 genome:
- a CDS encoding radical SAM protein, which produces MIKYSTINCSVAISHSKLPGLDYSLNPYFGCEHGCIYCYSPSVFRNKEIVKNWGKFVKAKINIVDVLSKQLKKIPKGVVGMSTVTDPYQPLEAKLQLSRRCIEELSANEFPISIQTKSDLVLRDKDLIKSEGFDIGVTLITLDNDLARRLGPRTSSPESLIQVLEELSERGVDTWIFYGPVIPEINDGEDNIIKLVNLAKKTKSELIYDRLNPKFWVLDSMEPFLEKEKPGLKYRLPNLIKQNSEYWCIFREKIETICSKKGVRCKPAFT; this is translated from the coding sequence ATGATTAAATATTCCACAATTAATTGTAGTGTCGCAATCTCACATAGTAAACTTCCAGGCTTGGACTATTCATTGAATCCCTACTTCGGATGTGAACATGGTTGTATCTACTGCTATAGCCCCTCTGTCTTTAGAAATAAAGAAATTGTAAAGAATTGGGGTAAGTTCGTAAAGGCAAAGATAAACATAGTAGATGTATTGTCCAAGCAGTTAAAGAAGATTCCTAAAGGTGTAGTCGGAATGAGCACAGTCACAGATCCCTATCAACCTCTCGAAGCAAAGTTACAATTGAGTAGAAGGTGCATCGAGGAACTTTCTGCGAATGAGTTTCCAATTTCAATCCAGACAAAATCTGATCTTGTTTTGAGAGACAAAGATTTGATAAAGTCAGAAGGATTTGATATTGGAGTTACCTTGATAACACTTGATAATGACTTAGCTAGAAGGTTAGGGCCAAGAACATCATCACCAGAGTCTCTTATTCAAGTTCTAGAGGAGTTGTCTGAAAGAGGAGTAGATACTTGGATATTTTACGGGCCTGTAATACCAGAGATAAATGATGGAGAAGATAATATAATTAAATTAGTTAACCTAGCGAAAAAAACAAAGAGCGAATTAATCTACGATCGACTTAACCCAAAGTTTTGGGTCCTAGATTCTATGGAACCGTTTCTTGAAAAGGAAAAGCCAGGACTTAAGTATCGTTTACCAAATCTCATTAAACAGAATTCAGAATATTGGTGTATATTTAGAGAAAAGATAGAGACAATATGTTCAAAAAAAGGTGTGCGTTGTAAGCCTGCATTTACTTAA
- a CDS encoding ribosome biogenesis/translation initiation ATPase RLI, whose protein sequence is MVHRIAVLDKERCQPKKCGLECYRLCPGVKMGEKTIIFGEDGKPIISEELCTGCGICIKKCPFDSIRILNLAEELKEDKVHQYGPNGFRLYRLPIPRNGVVVGLVGKNGIGKTTALKILSGNLKPNMGLTDNPPDWDKILDHFQGTELKNYFEKISAEELKVSFKPQAVYKLSSAWKGDALSLLKRFDEKGEMDDLVDRLNLEESLCKPSKELSGGELQRLAIAICALKVADIYFFDEPSSFNDVHQRLRVAKVISDLAERGKPIILVEHDLTILDYLSEYVHVLYGDPGGYGVVSGIMSARVGINALLDGYLPAENVRFRDEPITFDIYAPISDSLQTPTMIEYPNLVKSYSSFDLNVSHGSIKEGEILGILGGNALGKTTFMKIIAGIEKPDKGIIESTVKVSYKPQYLTADFEGDVKSLLDNVSGGEIDTSLNRSLIINPLNVHRLYDKQVTELSGGELQKVAVVSCLLRDADIYALDEPSAFMDVEDRIAFAKVTQRFVKTKEKSAIIVDHDVQIIDIVSDSLMIFTGEQGLKGEVTPPMVKEKGMNIFLKDLGVTYRRDIDTSRPRVNKPDSKLDREQKKRNSYYYVPKT, encoded by the coding sequence TTGGTCCATCGTATAGCTGTTCTTGATAAGGAAAGATGCCAACCAAAGAAATGTGGATTAGAATGCTATCGACTCTGTCCAGGGGTGAAGATGGGTGAAAAGACCATAATCTTTGGTGAAGATGGCAAACCTATCATAAGTGAAGAACTATGTACAGGTTGTGGCATCTGTATAAAGAAGTGCCCCTTCGATTCGATCAGGATACTCAACTTAGCAGAAGAGTTAAAGGAAGATAAAGTTCATCAATATGGCCCCAATGGTTTCAGGCTGTATAGATTACCGATCCCAAGAAATGGGGTTGTAGTAGGATTGGTCGGAAAGAACGGAATCGGAAAAACTACAGCATTAAAAATCCTTTCTGGTAACCTTAAACCAAATATGGGCCTGACAGATAATCCTCCTGATTGGGATAAGATTTTAGACCATTTTCAAGGAACAGAGCTAAAAAATTACTTTGAAAAGATATCAGCAGAAGAATTGAAAGTCTCCTTCAAACCTCAAGCGGTATATAAGCTATCTAGTGCATGGAAAGGAGATGCTTTATCTTTGCTAAAAAGGTTCGATGAAAAAGGAGAGATGGATGATTTAGTAGATAGACTCAATCTTGAAGAATCTTTATGCAAACCTAGTAAAGAGCTTAGTGGTGGTGAGCTCCAAAGGTTGGCGATAGCCATATGTGCGTTAAAGGTTGCTGACATCTACTTCTTCGATGAGCCCTCATCTTTTAATGATGTACATCAAAGGCTGAGGGTAGCTAAAGTTATATCAGATTTAGCTGAACGAGGAAAGCCTATAATACTTGTAGAGCACGATCTAACAATTCTAGATTATTTAAGCGAGTATGTTCATGTACTTTATGGTGACCCTGGGGGATATGGCGTCGTATCTGGAATCATGTCTGCAAGAGTTGGTATCAACGCGCTTCTTGATGGTTATTTACCTGCTGAAAATGTGAGATTCAGGGATGAACCTATAACTTTCGATATTTACGCTCCAATCAGTGATTCATTGCAGACACCAACTATGATAGAGTATCCAAACCTAGTAAAATCTTATTCAAGCTTTGACTTGAATGTATCACATGGCTCGATAAAGGAGGGGGAGATACTGGGAATCTTAGGTGGAAATGCACTAGGTAAGACTACATTTATGAAAATTATTGCGGGTATAGAAAAACCTGACAAAGGGATTATAGAGAGCACTGTAAAAGTATCATATAAACCACAATACCTTACTGCTGACTTTGAGGGGGACGTAAAGAGCCTTCTAGATAATGTATCGGGGGGCGAAATAGACACAAGTTTGAATCGATCTTTAATCATTAACCCATTAAATGTTCATAGGCTTTATGATAAACAAGTGACGGAGTTAAGTGGTGGAGAGTTACAAAAAGTAGCTGTTGTGTCATGCTTATTGAGGGATGCTGATATTTATGCATTAGATGAACCCTCAGCTTTTATGGATGTAGAGGATAGAATTGCTTTTGCAAAGGTAACTCAAAGATTTGTTAAAACCAAAGAAAAATCTGCCATAATCGTAGATCACGATGTTCAAATCATAGATATTGTATCTGATTCATTAATGATATTTACAGGAGAACAAGGTTTGAAAGGAGAGGTTACACCTCCAATGGTGAAGGAAAAAGGGATGAATATTTTCCTTAAAGACTTAGGTGTAACTTATAGACGAGATATCGACACTAGTAGACCGAGAGTAAATAAGCCAGATAGTAAACTAGATAGGGAACAAAAGAAGAGGAATTCTTACTATTATGTCCCAAAAACCTAG
- a CDS encoding winged helix-turn-helix domain-containing protein, translating to MERPRCLAELSSSLEISPQAVLKHLKLLQKEKIVSSYISDGSLGLVKNLYGLASHIYLYLDEWKAITYFCAYKKDHGKAELTEVEQSIPKKNAYDTLQKIDYEKYILKRKLKSIKEKEMRILQQLFDLESLQKQIMMEAKYTNFEEILFYVSISEDYEKEIGNIVKYFGLDIEQVKMKFKNLVQKI from the coding sequence ATGGAAAGGCCGAGATGCTTAGCAGAACTCTCAAGTTCATTAGAAATAAGCCCACAAGCTGTTCTCAAACATCTTAAACTTCTCCAAAAGGAGAAAATTGTCTCTTCTTACATTTCTGATGGAAGTCTAGGTTTGGTTAAAAACCTTTATGGTTTGGCTTCCCATATTTACTTATATCTTGATGAATGGAAGGCGATTACATATTTTTGTGCCTACAAAAAGGATCATGGTAAAGCAGAGTTGACTGAAGTTGAGCAAAGTATACCGAAAAAAAATGCATATGATACTCTCCAAAAGATCGATTATGAGAAATATATATTGAAAAGAAAGCTGAAGTCAATAAAAGAGAAAGAAATGAGAATTTTGCAACAACTTTTCGATTTAGAAAGCCTCCAAAAGCAGATAATGATGGAGGCAAAATATACAAATTTTGAAGAGATTTTATTCTATGTTTCCATTTCTGAAGATTATGAAAAGGAAATCGGAAATATCGTAAAATATTTTGGATTGGATATTGAACAAGTTAAAATGAAGTTTAAAAATCTAGTACAAAAAATCTAG